The following coding sequences lie in one Onychomys torridus chromosome X, mOncTor1.1, whole genome shotgun sequence genomic window:
- the LOC118574112 gene encoding signal peptidase complex subunit 3, with protein sequence MNTLLSRANSLFAFTLSVMAALTLGCILTTAFKDRSAPVRLHVSRILLKKVEDFTGPRKKSDLGFITFHISADLEKTFDWNVKQLFLYLSAEYSTKSNAVNQVVLWDKILLRGENPKLDLKDVKSKYFFFDDGHGLKGNRNVTLTLSWQVIPIAGILPLVTGSGRVSVPFPDSYEIATTF encoded by the coding sequence ATGAACACCCTGCTGTCGCGGGCGAACTCGCTGTTCGCCTTCACGCTGAGCGTCATGGCGGCGCTCACCTTGGGCTGCATCCTCACCACCGCCTTCAAAGACAGAAGCGCGCCAGTGCGCCTGCAcgtctccaggatcctgctcaAAAAAGTGGAAGACTTCACCGGACCCAGAAAGAAAAGCGACCTGGGCTTCATCACGTTCCACATCTCTGCGGATTTGGAGAAGACTTTCGACTGGAACGTCAAGCAGCTCTTCCTTTACCTCTCGGCAGAATATTCCACGAAAAGCAACGCTGTGAACCAGGTGGTCCTCTGGGACAAGATCCTTCTGCGAGGCGAGAACCCCAAGCTGGATCTGAAAGATGTCAAAAGcaagtattttttctttgacGACGGGCACGGTCTCAAGGGAAACAGGAATGTCACTTTGACTCTGTCCTGGCAAGTtatccccattgctgggattctGCCTCTTGTGACTGGATCTGGACGCGTGTCTGTCCCATTTCCAGACTCGTATGAAATAGCCACGACTTTCTGA